One window of Klebsiella quasivariicola genomic DNA carries:
- the uvrC gene encoding excinuclease ABC subunit UvrC — translation MSDVFDAKAFLKTVTSQPGVYRMYDAGGTVIYVGKAKDLKKRLSSYFRSNLASRKTEALVAQIAQIDVTVTHTETEALLLEHNYIKLYQPRYNVLLRDDKSYPFIFLSGDTHPRLAMHRGAKHAKGEYFGPFPNGYAVRETLALLQKIFPIRQCENSVYRNRSRPCLQYQIGRCLGPCVVGLVSEEEYAQQVEYVRLFLAGKDDQVLTQLIARMEKASQSLEFEEAARIRDQIQAVRRVTEKQFVSNSGDDLDVIGVAFDAGMACVHVLFIRQGKVLGSRSYFPKVPGGTELGEVVETFVGQFYLQGSQMRTLPGEILLDFSLGDKTLLADSLSELAGRRINVQTKPRGDRARYLKLARTNAATALTTKLSQQSTIHQRLLALATVLELPAVKRMECFDISHTMGEQTVASCVVFDSNGPLRAEYRRYNITGITPGDDYAAMNQVLRRRYGKAIDDNKIPDVILIDGGKGQLAQAKAVFAELDVPWDKHHPLLLGVAKGSDRKAGLETLFFEPEGEGFSLPPDSPALHVIQHIRDESHDHAISGHRKKRAKVKSTSSLETIEGVGPKRRQMLLKYMGGLQGLQQASVEEIAKVPGISHALAEKIFYSLKH, via the coding sequence GTGAGTGATGTTTTTGACGCAAAAGCTTTCCTGAAAACGGTGACCAGCCAGCCCGGCGTGTATCGGATGTATGATGCTGGCGGGACCGTCATCTATGTTGGCAAAGCCAAAGATCTGAAAAAGCGGCTCAGCAGCTATTTCCGCAGCAATCTCGCGTCGCGTAAAACCGAAGCGCTGGTGGCGCAGATTGCGCAAATTGATGTCACCGTCACGCATACCGAGACGGAAGCGCTGCTGCTGGAGCATAACTATATCAAGCTGTACCAGCCACGTTACAACGTGCTGTTACGTGACGATAAATCATATCCTTTCATTTTCCTCAGCGGCGATACCCATCCGCGCCTGGCAATGCATCGTGGCGCTAAGCATGCGAAAGGCGAGTACTTTGGTCCTTTTCCCAACGGCTATGCCGTGCGGGAAACCCTGGCGCTGCTGCAGAAAATCTTCCCCATTCGCCAGTGTGAAAATAGTGTCTATCGCAACCGCTCTCGTCCCTGCCTGCAGTATCAGATTGGGCGTTGTCTTGGGCCATGCGTGGTGGGCCTGGTCAGTGAGGAAGAGTACGCTCAACAGGTCGAGTATGTGCGGCTGTTCCTGGCCGGCAAAGATGATCAGGTCCTGACCCAGCTCATCGCGAGGATGGAGAAGGCCAGCCAGAGTCTGGAGTTTGAAGAGGCGGCGCGCATTCGCGACCAGATTCAGGCCGTCCGCCGGGTGACGGAGAAACAGTTTGTCTCTAACAGCGGCGATGATCTTGACGTAATCGGCGTCGCTTTCGATGCCGGAATGGCCTGCGTTCATGTGCTGTTTATCCGTCAGGGCAAAGTGCTGGGCAGCCGCAGCTATTTTCCGAAGGTGCCGGGCGGCACCGAGCTGGGAGAGGTTGTGGAGACGTTTGTCGGCCAGTTCTATCTGCAGGGTAGCCAGATGCGCACGCTTCCGGGGGAAATTTTACTCGACTTCAGCCTCGGCGATAAAACGCTGCTGGCCGATTCACTGTCGGAGCTGGCGGGACGTCGAATCAATGTGCAAACGAAACCGCGCGGCGACCGGGCGCGTTACCTTAAGCTGGCGCGCACTAACGCGGCGACGGCGTTAACCACTAAACTGTCTCAGCAGTCGACCATCCATCAACGTTTACTGGCACTGGCTACTGTGCTGGAGCTGCCGGCCGTGAAGCGGATGGAGTGTTTTGATATCAGCCACACCATGGGCGAGCAGACCGTAGCGTCCTGTGTGGTATTTGACAGCAATGGTCCATTGCGTGCGGAGTATCGACGCTACAATATCACCGGCATTACCCCGGGCGATGATTATGCGGCGATGAATCAGGTCCTGCGTCGTCGCTATGGTAAAGCGATTGATGACAACAAAATACCGGATGTGATCTTAATCGACGGCGGAAAGGGACAGCTGGCCCAGGCGAAAGCGGTGTTTGCAGAGCTGGACGTGCCCTGGGATAAACATCATCCCCTACTGCTGGGCGTGGCAAAAGGTAGCGATCGTAAAGCCGGCCTGGAAACGTTATTCTTTGAACCGGAAGGGGAGGGGTTTAGCCTGCCGCCGGATTCGCCGGCCCTGCACGTAATCCAGCACATCCGCGATGAATCGCACGATCATGCGATTTCCGGACATCGTAAAAAACGGGCGAAAGTGAAGAGCACCAGCTCGCTTGAGACTATCGAGGGAGTGGGGCCGAAGCGTCGTCAGATGCTGCTGAAGTATATGGGCGGTTTGCAGGGGTTGCAGCAGGCCAGCGTCGAGGAAATTGCCAAAGTACCGGGCATCTCTCACGCTCTGGCAGAAAAGATCTTCTACTCGTTGAAACATTAG
- the pgsA gene encoding CDP-diacylglycerol--glycerol-3-phosphate 3-phosphatidyltransferase, whose amino-acid sequence MQFNIPTLLTLFRVILIPFFVLAFYLPFSWAPFACALIFFVAAVTDWFDGFLARRWNQSTRFGAFLDPVADKVMVAIAMVLVAEHYHTWWVTLPAATMIAREIIISALREWMAELGKRSSVAVSWIGKVKTTAQMAALVWMLWRPYPWVEWAGIALFLVAAVLTLWSMLQYLNAARGDLLDQ is encoded by the coding sequence ATGCAATTTAATATCCCTACGTTGCTTACTCTGTTTCGCGTCATACTGATCCCGTTCTTTGTGCTGGCGTTTTATCTGCCCTTTAGCTGGGCGCCGTTTGCCTGCGCGCTGATTTTCTTTGTCGCCGCGGTGACCGACTGGTTTGATGGTTTTCTGGCCCGTCGCTGGAATCAGAGCACCCGGTTTGGCGCCTTCCTTGACCCGGTGGCTGATAAAGTCATGGTGGCTATCGCCATGGTGCTGGTTGCCGAGCATTATCATACCTGGTGGGTTACGCTGCCCGCGGCGACCATGATTGCCCGTGAAATTATTATCTCGGCGCTGCGCGAGTGGATGGCGGAGCTGGGGAAACGCAGCAGCGTGGCGGTCTCGTGGATTGGTAAAGTCAAAACGACCGCGCAGATGGCCGCCCTGGTATGGATGCTGTGGCGTCCTTATCCATGGGTAGAGTGGGCCGGGATCGCGCTTTTCCTCGTGGCGGCGGTGCTGACGCTATGGTCAATGCTGCAGTATTTGAACGCGGCGCGCGGCGATTTGCTTGATCAGTGA
- a CDS encoding dihydrodipicolinate synthase family protein has product MFTGLCAFPLTPLRQQDIDEQAFSRILARLTDAGVDSLGILGSTGSYAYLSREQRRRVVQVAKAHAGSIPMMVGVGAIATSEVLRLVEDAQQAGADALLLPMMSYQPLAAEEIYAFYEEVCRHVSVPVCLYDNPRTTHVTLPDELQTRIAALPAIASIKIPGLPEPRASERVAALRRHLPARVSLGVSGDAWATVGLQAGCEVWYSVCGGLFPHLSRGLVNAIRAGDTTEVIALNEQLAPLWRCFDRYGGSLRVIASAAAILGLCDPDSLPRPLLPLGEEARRDVATALHGLA; this is encoded by the coding sequence ATGTTCACTGGACTTTGCGCATTTCCCCTGACACCTTTGCGTCAACAAGATATCGATGAACAGGCGTTTAGCCGTATTCTTGCGCGTCTTACCGATGCCGGGGTCGACTCCCTGGGCATCTTAGGCTCAACCGGCAGCTACGCTTATCTCAGCCGTGAGCAGCGCAGACGTGTGGTGCAGGTGGCGAAGGCGCATGCGGGGTCGATCCCGATGATGGTGGGCGTCGGCGCTATTGCCACCAGCGAGGTGCTGCGGCTGGTGGAAGATGCCCAACAGGCTGGCGCAGATGCGCTGTTACTGCCGATGATGTCCTATCAGCCGCTTGCCGCGGAGGAGATCTATGCTTTTTACGAGGAGGTCTGTCGGCATGTTTCAGTGCCAGTTTGCCTGTACGACAATCCTCGCACCACACACGTCACGTTGCCGGATGAGCTGCAGACACGCATCGCCGCCTTGCCGGCCATTGCCTCGATCAAAATTCCCGGCTTGCCTGAGCCACGGGCCAGTGAGCGCGTGGCAGCCTTACGCCGTCATCTTCCTGCCCGTGTCTCGCTCGGCGTCAGCGGCGATGCCTGGGCGACAGTGGGTTTGCAGGCAGGCTGCGAAGTGTGGTACTCGGTCTGTGGCGGCCTTTTTCCCCATCTTTCCCGGGGGCTGGTCAACGCGATACGTGCCGGTGATACAACAGAGGTTATTGCGCTGAATGAGCAACTGGCGCCGCTCTGGCGGTGCTTTGACCGCTATGGCGGTAGCCTGCGGGTGATAGCCAGCGCCGCGGCGATCCTCGGGCTCTGCGATCCTGACTCGCTTCCCCGACCATTGCTGCCGTTAGGGGAGGAGGCCCGCCGTGATGTGGCAACGGCACTGCACGGTCTGGCCTGA
- a CDS encoding YecA family protein, with protein sequence MNTGPLNENELEWLDETLAKYATEGAILDVSELDGLLTAILSAPTDIEPAEWLLAIWGGADNVPRWANDRERDRFVNLTLQHMSDIAERLESYPDQFEPLFGTREAEGQELTIVEEWCFGYLRGVALSDWSTLPAELQPELDAIALHGSEEQFAALDNLTADEFIASIERITPAALALYQYWMANPQPVLVPQPVRNEAKVGRNDPCPCGSGKKFKQCCLAK encoded by the coding sequence ATGAATACCGGACCTTTAAACGAAAACGAACTGGAATGGCTGGACGAAACCCTGGCGAAATACGCCACCGAAGGCGCTATTCTGGATGTGTCTGAACTGGATGGCCTGTTGACGGCAATCCTTTCTGCGCCGACTGACATCGAGCCTGCCGAGTGGCTGCTCGCCATCTGGGGCGGGGCGGACAATGTGCCCCGCTGGGCCAACGATCGCGAACGGGATCGCTTTGTCAATCTGACGCTGCAGCATATGAGCGACATCGCCGAGCGACTGGAGTCCTATCCCGATCAGTTTGAACCGCTGTTTGGCACCCGCGAAGCGGAAGGTCAGGAACTGACCATCGTCGAAGAGTGGTGCTTTGGCTATCTCCGCGGCGTGGCGCTGAGCGACTGGTCAACGCTGCCCGCTGAACTTCAGCCGGAGCTGGACGCGATCGCGCTCCACGGCAGCGAAGAACAGTTTGCCGCGCTGGATAATCTGACGGCGGATGAGTTTATCGCCAGCATTGAGCGTATTACCCCGGCGGCGTTGGCGCTTTATCAGTACTGGATGGCGAATCCCCAGCCGGTGCTGGTCCCACAGCCGGTGAGAAACGAGGCGAAAGTTGGACGCAACGATCCCTGTCCGTGCGGCAGCGGAAAAAAGTTTAAGCAATGCTGCTTAGCGAAATGA
- the tyrP gene encoding tyrosine transporter TyrP, translating to MKNRTLGSILIVAGTTIGAGMLAMPLAAAGVGFAVTLGLLFTLWALMCYTALLLLEVYQHVPADMGLGSLAARYLGRYGQWVTGFCMLFLLYALTAAYISGAGELLASSLNQWLDWQLPPAAGVMIFTVLGGAVVCIGTALVDLFNRFLFSAKIIFLVVMLALLMPHIHQVNLLTLPVEQGLALSAIPVVFTSFGFHGSVPSIVSYLGGDIRKLRRVFIIGSFIPLVAYIFWQLATLGSIDAPAFTALLAQNAGLNGLLQAIREVVASPHVELAVHLFADLALATSFLGVSLGLFDYLADMFQRKNSVSGRLQSGIITFLPPLAFALFYPRGFVMALGYAGVALAVLALMLPALLVMKSRRQHPQAAWRVAGGAPALWLVLLCGVGIVAIQFCIVAGLLPAVG from the coding sequence GTGAAAAACCGCACTCTGGGCAGTATTTTAATCGTAGCAGGCACCACAATCGGTGCGGGAATGTTGGCGATGCCATTGGCCGCCGCCGGCGTCGGTTTTGCCGTCACGCTGGGTTTACTTTTCACCCTGTGGGCGTTGATGTGCTATACCGCGCTTTTACTGCTGGAAGTCTATCAGCATGTCCCTGCCGACATGGGGCTGGGCTCTCTAGCGGCGCGCTATCTGGGCCGATACGGGCAGTGGGTTACCGGGTTCTGCATGCTGTTTCTGCTATATGCGCTCACCGCGGCCTATATCAGTGGCGCCGGTGAATTACTGGCTTCCAGCCTCAATCAGTGGCTGGACTGGCAATTGCCGCCGGCAGCGGGCGTAATGATCTTCACGGTGCTCGGCGGGGCGGTGGTCTGCATCGGTACCGCGCTGGTCGATCTGTTCAACCGTTTTCTGTTTAGCGCCAAGATCATCTTTCTGGTGGTGATGCTGGCCCTGCTGATGCCGCACATTCATCAGGTGAATCTGCTGACGCTGCCGGTTGAGCAAGGCCTGGCCCTGTCAGCCATTCCGGTCGTCTTTACCTCCTTTGGCTTTCACGGCAGCGTGCCCAGCATCGTCAGCTATCTTGGCGGCGATATACGTAAACTGCGGCGGGTGTTTATTATCGGCAGCTTTATCCCATTAGTGGCCTATATTTTCTGGCAACTGGCGACGCTGGGCAGTATCGACGCCCCAGCCTTTACCGCCCTGCTGGCGCAAAACGCCGGTCTGAACGGTCTGCTGCAGGCGATCCGCGAAGTGGTTGCCTCACCGCACGTGGAGCTGGCCGTTCATCTGTTTGCCGACCTTGCGCTGGCGACCTCATTTCTCGGTGTCTCGCTCGGCTTGTTTGATTATCTGGCCGATATGTTTCAGCGCAAAAACAGCGTCAGCGGGCGTCTGCAAAGCGGCATAATCACCTTTCTGCCGCCGCTGGCGTTCGCCCTGTTCTATCCCCGCGGCTTTGTTATGGCGCTGGGCTACGCCGGGGTGGCGCTCGCCGTGCTGGCCCTGATGTTGCCAGCCCTGCTGGTCATGAAGAGCCGTCGTCAACATCCGCAGGCCGCCTGGCGGGTGGCTGGAGGGGCTCCGGCGCTATGGCTGGTTTTGCTGTGCGGAGTGGGCATCGTAGCGATCCAGTTCTGCATCGTCGCCGGACTGTTACCCGCAGTGGGATAA
- a CDS encoding YecH family metal-binding protein: MSSIHGHEVLQMMLASQESWTVSSLETAIHRRFGAEARFHTCSAENLSAAELVAFLQKKGKFIAKEEGFTTAENKICRH; encoded by the coding sequence ATGTCTTCTATTCATGGTCATGAAGTACTGCAGATGATGCTGGCGTCGCAGGAGTCCTGGACGGTCTCCTCGCTGGAAACGGCGATTCACCGTCGTTTCGGTGCAGAGGCGCGCTTTCATACATGTTCAGCGGAAAATTTGAGTGCTGCTGAGCTGGTGGCCTTCTTACAGAAAAAAGGCAAATTTATAGCTAAAGAGGAAGGGTTTACTACCGCAGAAAATAAGATTTGCCGCCATTAA
- the ftnA gene encoding non-heme ferritin, with translation MLKTEMIDKLNEQMNLELYSSLLYQQMSAWCSYHSFEGAAAFLRRHAQEEMTHMQRLFDYLTDTGSLPRINAIASPFADYASLDELFRQTYEHEQLITSKINELAHAAMTSQDYPTFNFLQWYVAEQHEEEKLFKSVIDKLSLVGKSGEGLYFIDKELATLDTQN, from the coding sequence ATGCTGAAAACGGAAATGATCGACAAACTTAATGAGCAGATGAATCTTGAACTTTATTCTTCTCTTCTTTATCAGCAGATGAGCGCCTGGTGCAGTTACCATAGTTTTGAAGGCGCTGCGGCGTTCCTGCGTCGCCATGCTCAGGAAGAGATGACGCATATGCAACGCCTGTTCGACTACCTGACCGACACCGGCAGCCTGCCGCGAATCAACGCTATCGCTTCTCCGTTCGCCGACTACGCGTCGCTGGATGAACTGTTCCGCCAGACCTATGAGCATGAGCAGTTGATCACGAGTAAAATTAACGAGCTGGCGCACGCGGCCATGACCAGTCAGGATTACCCGACCTTCAATTTCCTGCAATGGTATGTTGCTGAACAGCACGAAGAAGAGAAATTATTTAAATCAGTGATTGATAAACTGAGCCTCGTCGGGAAAAGCGGCGAAGGCCTGTACTTTATCGATAAAGAGCTGGCGACCCTCGACACGCAAAATTAA
- a CDS encoding RpiB/LacA/LacB family sugar-phosphate isomerase gives MKIALMMENSQANKNAIILKELTAVADEKGFPVYNVGMSDENDHHLTYIHLGIMASILLNSKAVDFVVTGCGTGQGALMSLNIHPGVVCGYCIDPADAFLFAQINNGNALSLPFAKGFGWGAELNVRFIFEKAFTGRNGEGYPPERKEPQVRNAGILNQVKAAVVKENYLDTLRAIDPELVKTAVSGPRFQQCFFENCQDKAIEAFVRQIVG, from the coding sequence ATGAAGATTGCACTGATGATGGAGAACAGCCAGGCGAACAAAAACGCCATCATCCTCAAGGAGCTTACCGCAGTTGCCGACGAAAAAGGATTCCCGGTCTATAACGTTGGCATGAGCGATGAGAACGATCATCACCTGACCTACATTCACCTCGGGATCATGGCCAGCATCCTGCTGAATTCGAAAGCAGTCGACTTTGTCGTCACCGGCTGCGGTACCGGGCAGGGGGCACTGATGTCGCTGAATATCCATCCGGGCGTGGTCTGCGGCTACTGTATCGATCCGGCGGATGCGTTCCTGTTTGCCCAGATCAACAACGGTAACGCTCTGTCGCTGCCGTTTGCCAAAGGTTTCGGTTGGGGCGCTGAACTGAACGTACGGTTTATCTTTGAAAAAGCGTTTACCGGTCGCAATGGCGAAGGCTATCCGCCGGAGCGTAAAGAACCGCAGGTGCGCAATGCCGGGATCCTCAACCAGGTCAAAGCAGCGGTAGTCAAAGAGAACTATCTCGACACCCTGCGCGCCATCGATCCTGAGCTGGTGAAAACCGCGGTATCCGGCCCACGCTTCCAGCAGTGTTTCTTCGAAAACTGCCAGGATAAAGCGATTGAGGCCTTCGTTCGCCAGATTGTTGGCTAA
- a CDS encoding MFS transporter, protein MTTAISSRNERAFSAPALLVAGAFFMEFLDGTVIATALPDMARDFGVSAVELNIGISAYLITLAVLIPASGWIADRFGARAIFTLALAIFTLASVFCGLSTEVNTFVAMRILQGVGGALMVPVGRLAVLRTTPKHLLIKAIATLTWPALVAPIIGPPLGGFITRYASWHWIFFINVPLGLAAIFLSLRLIPDIRETERRSFDLTGFITTAVAMVSLVTAMERLGDRQPAIWPTLALAALGFGCLLYSIRHFRLAAAPMVRLDALQVPTFRVTMYGGSLFRASISAVPFLLPLLFQVGFGMDPFHSGLLVLAVFVGNLTIKPATTPLIRWLGFRRLLLINGALNVCSLLACALLTPQTPVWAIMLILYLGGVFRSIQFTGVSTLAFADVPAAQMSDANTLFSTASQLAVGLGITLGAIGIRLGEQVGDWLHLSTVPGIAFRLSFVFIALICLVGMIDSLHLTKTAGSSVSEKKHK, encoded by the coding sequence ATGACTACCGCGATCTCTTCCAGGAACGAACGTGCTTTTTCCGCGCCTGCGCTGTTGGTGGCTGGCGCCTTTTTTATGGAGTTTCTCGACGGGACGGTGATCGCCACCGCCCTGCCCGATATGGCCAGGGATTTTGGTGTTAGCGCAGTCGAACTGAATATCGGTATCAGCGCCTACTTGATCACCCTCGCGGTACTGATCCCGGCCAGCGGCTGGATCGCCGATCGCTTCGGCGCCCGCGCTATTTTCACTCTCGCCCTGGCTATCTTTACCCTGGCCTCGGTTTTTTGCGGCCTTTCCACCGAGGTGAATACCTTTGTCGCCATGCGTATCCTGCAAGGGGTCGGCGGCGCGCTGATGGTGCCCGTTGGTCGCCTGGCGGTACTGCGAACCACGCCAAAACACCTGCTGATCAAGGCCATCGCCACCCTCACCTGGCCGGCGCTGGTGGCCCCTATCATTGGCCCACCTCTGGGCGGATTTATTACCCGCTACGCCAGCTGGCACTGGATATTTTTTATCAATGTTCCGCTGGGCCTGGCGGCCATTTTCCTTTCACTGCGGCTCATTCCTGATATACGTGAGACGGAAAGGCGTTCCTTCGATCTGACCGGTTTTATCACCACCGCGGTGGCGATGGTCAGCCTGGTCACGGCAATGGAAAGGCTCGGCGATCGCCAACCGGCGATCTGGCCGACGCTGGCTCTTGCCGCTCTTGGCTTCGGCTGTCTGTTATATTCTATTCGTCATTTCCGCCTGGCGGCGGCGCCGATGGTTCGTCTTGATGCTCTGCAGGTGCCGACTTTCCGGGTAACCATGTACGGCGGCTCGCTGTTCCGGGCCTCGATCAGCGCGGTGCCCTTTCTGCTTCCCCTGCTGTTTCAGGTGGGGTTCGGCATGGATCCTTTTCACTCCGGCCTGCTGGTGCTGGCGGTTTTTGTCGGCAATTTGACCATCAAACCCGCTACCACGCCGCTGATTCGCTGGCTGGGCTTTCGTCGGCTACTGCTGATCAACGGCGCGCTGAACGTCTGTTCGCTGCTGGCCTGCGCGCTGCTCACGCCGCAGACGCCGGTCTGGGCCATCATGCTGATCCTTTATCTCGGCGGGGTTTTTCGCTCTATCCAGTTTACGGGTGTGAGCACGTTGGCCTTTGCTGATGTCCCCGCCGCGCAGATGAGCGATGCCAATACCTTGTTCAGTACCGCGTCGCAGCTGGCGGTAGGGCTGGGGATCACGCTCGGCGCTATCGGCATCCGCCTGGGTGAGCAGGTTGGCGACTGGCTGCATCTTTCCACTGTGCCGGGAATTGCCTTTCGCCTGTCGTTTGTCTTTATCGCGTTGATCTGTCTGGTGGGGATGATCGACAGCCTGCATCTGACCAAAACGGCAGGCAGCAGCGTATCGGAAAAGAAACACAAATAA
- a CDS encoding DUF2766 family protein: MSQHLSEHDELVSDVVACQLVIKQILNVIDVIAPVEVREKMTTQLKAIDFASHPASADPVTLRAVQKAIALIELKFTPQEETH; encoded by the coding sequence ATGTCTCAACATCTTAGCGAACACGACGAGCTGGTTTCCGATGTAGTGGCCTGCCAGCTGGTTATCAAACAAATCCTCAATGTGATTGACGTCATCGCGCCGGTGGAAGTCCGTGAAAAAATGACCACTCAGCTGAAAGCGATCGACTTCGCCAGCCATCCGGCCTCTGCCGATCCGGTGACCCTTCGCGCGGTACAGAAAGCGATCGCGTTGATTGAGCTGAAGTTTACTCCACAGGAAGAAACGCATTAA
- a CDS encoding MFS transporter — protein sequence MLRHQLAYGGGNLLGSGALAISGAWLLYFYTTFCGLTLIEASFIFSVASIIDAISNPLMGYLTDNFGKTRLGKRFGRRRFFLLIGIPLMMFYPLLWVEGLSFWYYLCTYVVFEIIYTSIMVPYETLATEMTDDFSLRSKLTGYKAIFGKLANFLAAFIPGQFILLYGKDSATPFFLTGLTYGVILIIAISCLWLCSWERERDEEVDTSAKKGLFSTLLSLAKDMRSTFYLRVFRKHLGMYLCGFGAEWLFASIFTYFVIFVLQHDPAMVAGLNSLNSILQLISTALFIGLCVKKGFSKPYILALGIVIFAVLLYTSLWFFHLPSGLATVLMFGITVLFGLGTGGVYYIPWTVYTFLADVDEIYTGRRREGIYAGAMTFSGKILRSIVVFSMGAILSFYGFQSKAHSQPESAVTAIAVVFCVGVIALALAAIVFSKQMKLDRKAHLVVLQEVARIKAGGKISDIAPDVRVIVEDLVGHRYEECWGNSKLFKSADPTPAQTVVSH from the coding sequence TTGTTACGCCATCAGTTAGCCTACGGCGGCGGCAACCTGTTGGGAAGCGGCGCACTGGCGATTAGCGGAGCGTGGTTACTCTATTTTTATACAACCTTCTGCGGCCTGACGCTGATCGAGGCCTCATTTATCTTCTCCGTCGCGAGCATCATCGACGCCATCAGCAACCCACTGATGGGTTATCTGACGGATAACTTTGGTAAAACGCGGTTAGGTAAACGCTTTGGCCGCCGGCGTTTCTTTCTGCTGATCGGCATTCCGCTGATGATGTTCTACCCGCTGCTGTGGGTGGAGGGTCTCAGTTTCTGGTATTACCTGTGTACCTATGTGGTATTTGAGATCATCTACACCTCTATCATGGTGCCCTATGAAACACTGGCGACAGAGATGACTGATGATTTCTCGCTGCGCTCAAAGCTTACCGGCTATAAAGCCATCTTCGGCAAGCTGGCCAACTTCCTCGCGGCGTTTATTCCCGGACAGTTCATTCTGCTGTATGGCAAAGATTCCGCGACTCCCTTCTTCCTCACCGGACTAACCTATGGCGTAATTCTGATCATCGCCATTTCCTGCCTGTGGCTGTGCAGCTGGGAGCGCGAGCGCGACGAGGAAGTCGATACCAGCGCGAAAAAAGGATTGTTCAGCACCCTGCTATCGCTGGCCAAAGATATGCGTTCCACTTTTTATCTACGCGTGTTCCGTAAACATCTCGGTATGTACCTCTGCGGGTTTGGCGCGGAATGGCTGTTTGCCTCCATTTTCACCTACTTCGTGATCTTCGTTCTACAACATGATCCGGCGATGGTGGCGGGCCTGAACAGCCTGAACTCGATTCTGCAGCTCATCTCCACCGCGCTGTTTATCGGCCTGTGCGTGAAAAAGGGCTTCAGCAAACCCTATATCCTGGCGCTGGGGATCGTGATTTTCGCAGTGCTGCTGTATACCTCGCTGTGGTTTTTCCATCTACCGTCCGGCCTGGCGACAGTGCTGATGTTCGGCATTACCGTGCTGTTCGGCCTGGGTACCGGCGGGGTTTACTATATCCCCTGGACCGTTTACACCTTCCTGGCCGATGTCGATGAGATCTACACCGGACGCCGCCGGGAAGGGATCTATGCCGGCGCCATGACCTTTTCAGGGAAAATTCTGCGCTCGATTGTGGTGTTTTCGATGGGAGCGATTCTGAGTTTCTATGGCTTCCAGTCAAAAGCGCACAGTCAGCCGGAAAGCGCAGTGACCGCTATCGCGGTGGTATTCTGCGTCGGGGTCATCGCATTAGCGCTGGCCGCTATCGTCTTCAGCAAACAGATGAAGCTGGATCGTAAGGCGCATCTGGTGGTACTGCAGGAAGTCGCGCGGATTAAAGCGGGCGGTAAAATCAGTGATATTGCGCCAGACGTGCGGGTTATCGTGGAGGATCTGGTTGGCCATCGCTACGAAGAGTGCTGGGGCAACAGCAAACTGTTCAAAAGCGCTGACCCAACCCCAGCGCAGACCGTGGTGTCCCATTAA
- a CDS encoding non-heme ferritin-like protein, which translates to MAVPGMAQKLNTQMNLEFHASNVYLNLSEWCARHRFDGAATFLRTRAQCSITLTMRVFDYLKKAGSWPIVNPDHACNPECSSLEDLFTQTLLDYRQRSTMLSGLAQEAKAQSDDSTWRFLTLLAEEQQQDGLLLQSVLEEIRNADKAGLGMEQTDRRLMAFVGDAQKPH; encoded by the coding sequence ATGGCAGTTCCAGGAATGGCACAAAAGCTAAACACCCAAATGAATCTTGAGTTCCACGCCTCTAACGTTTATCTGAACTTAAGCGAGTGGTGCGCCCGGCATCGCTTCGACGGCGCCGCGACGTTTCTGCGCACCCGCGCGCAATGCAGCATTACGCTCACCATGCGCGTGTTTGACTATCTGAAAAAAGCCGGCAGCTGGCCTATCGTCAATCCCGACCACGCCTGTAATCCAGAGTGTAGCTCGCTGGAAGACCTGTTTACCCAGACCCTGCTCGATTACCGTCAGCGCAGCACTATGTTGAGCGGTCTCGCCCAGGAAGCCAAAGCGCAAAGCGATGACAGCACCTGGCGGTTTCTCACGCTGCTGGCGGAGGAGCAGCAGCAGGATGGCCTGCTATTGCAAAGCGTGCTTGAGGAAATTCGTAATGCCGATAAAGCCGGACTCGGGATGGAGCAGACCGATCGTCGTCTGATGGCGTTCGTCGGGGACGCACAGAAACCGCACTAA